The Megalobrama amblycephala isolate DHTTF-2021 linkage group LG1, ASM1881202v1, whole genome shotgun sequence genome segment AAGTCCCTCCTCATCAATTTTACTTGAGGATCTCTGAGACGTTTCCCTGGCAGCTGACCACTCCCCTCCACAGACACCTCTTCCAGAGACCTACAACATGGAAAAAGGTTAATATAAATAGTCACCCAAACAATGTCAACTGTAAGATGTTATTGGTGGTGTTTTTAGAAATATTGTACAACAAGTTTACATGGTTGGTGGTAGAATGAATGTAATCCACAAATCTCTCTACTTCATCATCTTTTGCAATGAAGATGCCATCAAATAAGGCTTGTTCTTCAGATCTAAATGAAAGAAAGGTACACATTGACCTTCAATATGACACAGCAAAGGTTACTTTAACAACAGTGCAAATTACACACATTTTGTAAGTACCTTGCTGCATTCTTAAAGCGGTAGTGCTTGCGATTTCCATCCACAGAAACAGCAAGCATGTCTGGGGTGCACGCAGGACAGACAAAATGCTCCTCCCTGCAGATCTTATCCACCTCAAATCTAACAGCCTCCCACTCCAAAAAGCTTTTTCTGAAGCTGTCTGCTGTGATCTTCCCAGTCTGTTTCAGAACAGTAAAACATGTCAACATAATTCACAGTAAAGTTAACTAAAGTTAATAAGGTCAAAGGTGACACCAAATCCTCCAGCATCGAGCCTCCACAGGCAGCTGCTCATCACAGGCAGCCCAGTGCATCATTGGAAATCTTTTGGAAAACATCACGACCAAagtctccaaaaaaaaaaaaaaaaaaaaagacaaattccACAGCAAACTCAACTCCCACTGCAAACTTAACcaaccatgtctttatggacctatttttttttttctgaatgcaAACTGCATGACTAGAATGTGACAAGGACATCACTACTTGATCTTATACAACAGGTCTAATGTTTTGAGTGATTGAGTTGATAAATTGCTCCAATACTTTTGTACATGTAGTGTAcgaatttagattttttactGAGCGGTAGTTTTTACACAAAGACtttgaatcttagatgatgtTCTATAGATGTATCAAGTACAGCTGAATCACTGTGTTTTGATATCATCAACATGCTCCAATTATAATAATCAATGTGCTGATAATGTCACCATAGTCATTCTGCGATACACGTCAATACTAGTACTAGTTGTTAGTGATTCCCACCACTAATACTCACACGGCCAAATCGGACAGTTCGTTGATCAAGCATTCTTAAAAATGCTTGGCAGGACAGTCCTGGTGCTGCCATCTTCAACTCTTCATATGAACAAAACACATCTGTAGCGTACACCGTGGAAAAGTGAAGGGTAGCAGGCCAGTAGTCATTTCGGACCAGGTCATCCACTCCAGCGCTCCAAGTGGCTTTGCATGCCTCGCATTTCATCTCAGGCATACTGAGATCATATCGTCCTGGAAAAATCAAGAACACATTGGATTATGCACAACAAATGCATTGGGAACTAGAGGCACCTCCCACATGTCCCGACACAAAAGACTGCAGCGCGGGACAGGTTTTGAAAGCTCTATGCGGGACTGGCCGGGATGAGACAGGTGTGTTTGCTGGTGCGGGAGGAACAGATGATTCACTGCACTTCTGCAAATGAAATATGTGTTTAAAACAACATATACAAATGAGAAAGTAGTGTATGTAATTATAGTTCAGCTAGATAATCTATTAggcagcaataaaaaaaaaagataaaaaagggGTTTAAGCAGCCTAACTGACAGTGTTGTTTACGTGGTTTCAATTCTTTCCTGCTGCTCTGTTGTTGAAACTTGAAATTGAAAGCATGACAGAAGAAGAGGACACCACTGGGCTACTTCAGATATTTGTGAATTTCTAAAGAAAAGTAGCCTACATTACTATCACCCATGTAGTACATTCAGAACCAAGAAACTTAAAATCAGACATCTGGCAGTCTTTCTCAGTTGTCAAGTGCCTCTTTCGTGAGACAGAACACAAAACTGAACATCCCTCCTGCCTATCCTGCGGTCTTTCACAGGCGGGAGATGCACATAAGGTTATAGATGCGGGCGGGAGCGGGACTAAACCGTCACATTATTGCGGAACGGGACAGAATATTGTGGGAACGGGGGGATGCAGGACTGAAAACCCTGCCCAGCTCAGACCACTATAGGGAACATTTGAATAGAAATAGATCAGGACACATTTACAAAGCCAATAGCACAGCcttgtttttttattcaaataggACAATGAAAAGTGGCAGGAAGCGAGTGGGAGAGCCCTATGGGGTGGAATCAGGTTAAAGTCCAACCCAGGTCCCTATCAGCACTTTGCCCACAATGTGATATGGACGCTACAGCCACTTGATTGGGAATGTTCCCTTAAGTTCATTTTATTCTTACCATTCATTGTAACCACAGCAACAACTTTTCCTGGGTTGACACTCAACGATCCTGGAGAACAACTACATATTTTCTCGGGCATCTCCAACGGCACAATACACACTGAAAGACACATCATATGCAGGGATTAAAGACATGCATCATCCTATGTACTAACTGGGAAGTATtctgtaatgatttttttttttttttttttttttttttaaatcaatgatTTGAAAAGCTTTAAAAGATAAAAGGTCATTAAGTGTGTTTCAGAGAAAGTACTCAACAGATTCCTGTGAAGCCTATTATACTGTGaagttatttaaataaactgagaatgggactagggctgcacaatatataATTGCGCTTTTTCTGACAGATAAAGCGATTACCATTTCCAATGATTTTTTAATGTGAATGATTTGATTCAGTTCAATATTCCAAATGTCTCTTTAATTTGTGCCACCTCTTATAGGGAAGCACAGCCAGTGTACAAGAAGACAAACACCCACTGACCGACTGAAGTTCACCAATCAGAATTTTTGTACCCTTCACGCATTACGCACACCCACCAACCAGAAGTTGCACAGTCAAGGAGGATGACGTGAATATAAAAGTCAAATGTCACCTATTCATGGTTATTTGCAGATTTTACCATTAGGCAGTTGCATTGGATCATATTTGCAATTACGATTGCaataattgtgcagccctaaatgggacactcaaaaaaaaaaaaaaaaagaaagaaatacagcTTACCACACTGGGAAAGAGCCCTCTCCACGACACAGGTTGTTGGAGGCAATGGCTGAAAGAATCCAGCTATTGTTGCATCCCTGTTGTGGAACACGTGGTTTCGGTGTATACTAACATCACAATCAGCACAGAAGAATGGTTGTGGTCGGCAGTCACGACAACGGACAGCAGCTGGACTGCTGCCACATTGTTGGCAGATCTGAGTTGTCGCATTTTGTTGTGCCACCATGGTATTCACCAGACAGGGTCTCTCTTTCTCCCACCTCTCTGAGAGGAGACTTTTTCGAGTAGACCAGTCTGAGGAAGCTCGTGGTGGTGCTGGTGCCGTTTCCTGATCATCCAAGTCATCACCCTGTGAGTGGTTTAGCTCTTCAAGGAAAGTCTCTGTTAAAATAGTACATcgtatttaaaaacaattttctaCACTATCAAAGTGTGCAACATGGATGTTGTCGGCTATTCTGACGcaaaaacatgtaatttacatTCTAATTATTAGAATCTATAAACATAATGAACTAATAGAGACAAAATAAAGAACATACCAACAGTGTCAGGAGGACAGTAGTTGGTCATCTCAATGCTGCTGTCCAACATCCTAGTATGAGCACCAGTCTTACGACTGTAGCTGTGACTAGTAGCTGTAGCAGAAAATAAAACCCAAATCAACCTTTAAAGCATTACAATTCCATAGATTTTGACAAGCTCATTTTATTCCACACAATGATACAAACTTCTATTGGCCCAATTTCGTTGTCTATACCACTTTGGATGAGTATGTAATAAAAACCTCATATCTCATACCAGACACGTTACTGATTCGTGTATTCAATCCCAAGTGGTAAAACAATCTATATCTCCGTTTTAGATATATGTGAAAAATCACAGGAGTTCTCCTTTAAGTAATatgactgaaaaaagaaaactgaCCTGTTTGGTTTCGGGATGATCTTGGTCTGTCATAGACAACATTTCCATCACTGTCTCTCTTCAGCCACCTGACAGGTTGATGGCTGGTGGATGGTGGAGCCTTCTGGACTGGTTGATGGCTGGTGGATGGTGCTGCCTCCTGTTCTCCCGGCATCTTATTGATGAAATCTTCCAAGGTCTTGAGttcataatttaatttagaATGTTCAACAAGCTCATCAAGCTCATTAAGGACCTGTTCGAAATTGGAATGGTCACTCATGATGAACAAGGACAAACAAGACAACACTAAAGGGATAGGGGGGAAGAGCAAAAGAGCAAGAACAACAGAGAACCAGATGGACTGACAACAATTAACTAGACAAACGTGGCTCTAAAAAGTGcctttgtttttgctttgtaaCGAAGCTGAAGTTTTAAAGTAAATGATGAAGGGACTAGGGGACCTGTTGAGAGAAGGGAAAGAATAtaaattcagatttgaagatCATGCTACATACAACTACAAAAATACTTAAGAACTTGAGAAAACGTTGGTCTAGTTTGCCCAtgctttgggatgtggtggaggAGGTCTGTGGGTGCTTATATAAATATTAGGCCAGAATACTGTAGGGCTGGGTGTTGCCTTGCAAACTCACAATACAATATCTCACTAGATATGGATGGACTGATCTTGACACTCATGGCTGATATTGATACCAACCATTCACAATGCCAGTTTGGTTGATAATCAGTGCcatttttaaatctgtttatgTTATTAATTATACTTTTGTATTAACAAGGAAACACATTTCTTTAACTGGATTATTTCCTTTTCCCTGTGAtgattttaatcaaaaacctcCCTCAGCATTCATAGTAGTTTAGAATACAAGCTTTTAGTTAACActgatttaatttgttaatgTGCTTTATTTTCATGTCTATGCTTTCATTAGTACAGTTATAAGTTACACTGACTAGCATGTGTATAAATGGGCACAAAACACTGGGCAAAGAGCAACGACACACAACCACAAGAAGAATCCCAACGCAGACATACATTACAGCTAACACTTACAGTATGTCTCATTATGAAAATCTTACATTCCCCAATAATTGTACCTTACATGATTATATGCGacaaaaatgaacttgaatTCAATTAGCTAACTTTGCTAGCCCGCACATGTGGTGCAGAAAGCTATATTTTTATCAGAAATATCATCAGAAATATCATCAGTCATCAGAAATGGCCACCTTACAAATCTAAAGTTTCTAAACACAACTTCTTGTCCTGATTCAACAGTTTTTGATGTGTAATCCATCTCTATTAATTAACGTTAACCCTTCTACTTACCGAGTGTAAAATCGCAATGGACCTTGGGATCGCCCATACGTTGACGTCAGCGTTATTAATTTAGAggatttaataaaacaacaacaacaaaaaaagattaattgaaCTCAATCgtagcatattatatatatttattaaaatcaacaaaCCTCCGATAAAAACGTTATCCAGCATGCTATAATTAAAGCAGTGTCCTACAAGAAAACTCTTAAAATGCTTACTTAAAATGCTTACTAAATCATTTTTTGTAGcctattccttttttatttttatttattgtagtgTCGACCCACGGGTTGCGGTGTGCTGACCCAAGACGTCAAATTTCAACGCTGTTGAGTTCTATAGAAGTCTATCGGACTACCCTGCACGTCGAAAAATAACGCCAAAGGTATACCCAGTGCGTTAAAAAGTGACGCCAGGGTCTACTGACCATGCTGATGCtgaagctgctgctgctgcttttgatCTGTATATGATAAAGTCCTCCATCTGTGTTTGTTATGTtcgtgatggtcagagatccagtctgatgatccagcttcagtctgtctctgaatctcccatcactCTGAACATCTATACAGATCTTACTCCGATCTCCAGCGATTTCAGCGATGGGaatttcattaaaataccatGACATTGAATCATTGGGTTTTCTTATTACACCAGAATCTAAAGTGACAGATTCTCCCTCTTCCATTTCATATAGTTCGGCAGCAGGAACATCTGAAACACAAACCAACTGCTGGAGGATCtttttgtggaaaacaaaaTATCTTCCACAGTATGAAAGAAGACTGTGATTGCACAAGCCCTTTCTTGACTTAAGATGTGaaaagaaacattttggttTGTGTCTTTAAACACATCTAATCCTCAGATAATAATAGAAGCTGCTCAGATAACATATATCAATAATGAGGAAGATGTAGTtctaaaaattgttctaaatataaaaaagcaGAGTTCAAATCACAAATATAATGATAGcggcacagagaaacaataaCACTGGAATCACTTTCATAAGGATTCTTCAAGCTGATGAGCAATAATAACAttggcagccaatcagaatccatcctgcttttaaagagcttgagcatttaaagcagcagacgacaaaactgcagcagCCTATCACTCCATGTGTGGAAGATTAagttgtctatttttcttagccaatcagaatcattcaacctgaagtaatgatgtagttagttgactctgttagagtataattgttgtggaaatgtgtaTGTACACAGAGCGGCCGATGAACTTcttgtgagacttgaagctggcttctgctgatgaaactgcaaactattcttcattaaatttttcttcaatttattaatttttttttaaactttgactccGGGTATTTATTCAACATTTGGGTCTTTAACTGTAAAGTTCccctacaaacaaacaaaacaaacttgtACTAACCGTATCAACTTTTATTAATAGTCACTTGACCTGATTATTTACAAGATTTACTTACATTGTGTCTTTGTTGTGTAATATGAATCATGTAAATAATTTAAGAGTGAACATGCAGAACACTGAATAAAAACTCCAGCATTCAGAGTGGTGAGGATTCTTAAcctaaacacctctgattggccattgcgttcAAGAGATCAACAAAcatgcctgtgattggctacatttcTCACTGCTACAAAAACTCGCTGTAAGCAGGAACACTTTACGTTCTCCAGAGGCAGACTCAAAACTAGAGCATTTGCTAAATCGGTTtcaaccatagactgtaaaaaaaatatggacgtagcgtccgtgacgtcacccgtagatttctgaagagcagttttaaagtgaaaattaGGCCactgccatcttagctgcgcgtcaccacacgtcactcccggataactgaaaatgggcaaagaggcgggacgtagTTGGAACCAAGGTGACTGGGAACCACACCCGCCTAGCGCGACGTGATCATGTTAGCAGGCAAAGAAGCTATCCATCTtggatactatctaaaatattttttaagataACAAGTTcattagaaagttctaaatgTGTATTGCCAAGCTATGGTGTCTTTTTTAAGATAGGCTATAGATGCTTCAGCACCAGCATTTGTGTTGCGtttgtgttgggtgtgcaaataagaCGAAAAATCTaacgggacttcatacctttataatgaaatagtgaTCTCGAGATCAATCCAATACATGGCACTTaattgggtaaaatgtccatgacagtactttttgttcacaaaagcgttaaatccatgaaatattgatatattattcattgtttgcatcacatttcttctgaatgatctgctctccatcatcgttcaagaaattatgcaacctgagcagcgtttatgttgtaaaactgtatgaTTGTACAGTCACAAATAAATGAGCTCGCGTCCAAactataatttttcaaaatgcagcagttttagttataatatccaagcagtgctgtgcTGTCGGAGTTATATCCTCCcaccattgtcattgtagtaaatctcacaaaaaaatctttcagccaatgccacgatccagcagcgtgtgttctgtttatcttccaCATGCgagcacatctacacagacacacatctgtCTCGAGTCTCGACCATtaatgcagcaagccatattgttttagtttataattgtatataatccagaaaaaagcacaaatacggctgagatgctaAATTCAGCGGCTAGAATAAAGTGAcagctcacagacagcagtgacaatctacctgtcactcgagtgaccacgcccttaattatgcagaactttaaagTACAGATGAAATCAAaccctatttattttattagttcatattactagtcttgtggtgaacaattaatctgtgcaagttaaaacacagaaaaaaattgtttgtcatGGTAATCTtcaatcaaaatctgaaaagttacttccagtctggaatggcgttccttctctgatgacgtcagtttgacggcttgggttgaaaacgcgtAAAACACTCCTCTGCAACCTTtcattccgtttcacttggaaatatgtcacaacactggagaaaagacgtttgcaacttccggttcacgcagaatttaaggcttaatataatttaaacgaatgagttataaaaaaaattcacccccctcagagttgtcatgaagggaaAAACTCACTGTA includes the following:
- the LOC125244079 gene encoding uncharacterized protein LOC125244079, whose translation is MSDHSNFEQVLNELDELVEHSKLNYELKTLEDFINKMPGEQEAAPSTSHQPVQKAPPSTSHQPVRWLKRDSDGNVVYDRPRSSRNQTATSHSYSRKTGAHTRMLDSSIEMTNYCPPDTVETFLEELNHSQGDDLDDQETAPAPPRASSDWSTRKSLLSERWEKERPCLVNTMVAQQNATTQICQQCGSSPAAVRCRDCRPQPFFCADCDVSIHRNHVFHNRDATIAGFFQPLPPTTCVVERALSQCVCIVPLEMPEKICSCSPGSLSVNPGKVVAVVTMNGRYDLSMPEMKCEACKATWSAGVDDLVRNDYWPATLHFSTVYATDVFCSYEELKMAAPGLSCQAFLRMLDQRTVRFGRTGKITADSFRKSFLEWEAVRFEVDKICREEHFVCPACTPDMLAVSVDGNRKHYRFKNAARSEEQALFDGIFIAKDDEVERFVDYIHSTTNHVSGRGVCGGEWSAARETSQRSSSKIDEEGLELAVCRHGVFLGALNMFRGEIYAYPLYLQNKLANKPISFFAMDVTCKYWPYLNKVAKSCPELQHLLSMKPFLSVFHAKAHDFKCEVKWSGAYQQGAGLTLGEEVEQCNAFLSRIAVTTKHMSKAGRTDMLTLMAMRWNQQKFKNLATSLACRYQKATKRLESQLQDLESMRIQLAVTQVEVEGWVTDIKEWAEATTSQKNADLDAVTSRMEVLVASIKRRSQRLYKDTDGSKGRARIRRKIREEKAILSSVVEKYNSMVPDTERIAFDIILSDETVWPWQLSHRDSVDLKTKRKAFDVVMAIRRLEEEKKIVLSEMAKHWKSLSTRADTLKEMSCQLSSEALKSELWALNEEGIKGFLSLTLRKKQEVTRMMKHARDCYAQVLTGTSMDFQNDWDGYDSDSELSDD